A genomic stretch from Natronomonas gomsonensis includes:
- a CDS encoding acyl-CoA dehydrogenase family protein, whose product MDFGLSDEQQQLKEEVKRFADNEVRPNAQEYDREEKFPHDIVDEAAEMGLCGATIPIEYGGAGYGAVDSVLIAEELFAADPGIALSILATSFGTEAILEYGTEEQKEEYLEPVARGDAISGAAISEPDTGSDVSSVSTRAEKDGDEWVINGNKMWITNGSVGDFFVVLCKTDPDADGRYNGFSQIIVESDRDGFEADKITGKMGIRASDTAELILDNVRVPEENLVGAEGAGFLQQMNFFDATRTGVAAQGIGIAKGAAERALEYAQEREQFGRPIGDFQAIQHKLADMHTETEAARNLTYKSAWEVDSGGQPNTMLASMAKEFASRIAVDAANECVQIHGGSGYVDDFDAERFYRDAKITQIYEGTTEIQKMIIARELQGKGF is encoded by the coding sequence ATGGACTTTGGGCTCTCCGACGAGCAACAACAACTCAAAGAAGAGGTCAAGCGCTTCGCCGACAACGAAGTCCGACCGAACGCACAGGAGTACGACCGCGAAGAGAAGTTCCCCCACGACATCGTCGACGAGGCCGCCGAGATGGGTCTCTGTGGAGCGACGATTCCCATCGAGTACGGTGGCGCCGGCTACGGGGCCGTCGACTCGGTTCTCATCGCCGAGGAACTGTTCGCGGCCGACCCCGGTATCGCGCTGTCGATTCTCGCCACGAGTTTCGGCACCGAGGCAATCCTCGAATACGGCACCGAAGAGCAGAAAGAGGAGTACCTCGAACCCGTCGCGAGGGGCGATGCCATCTCCGGAGCCGCAATCTCCGAGCCTGACACGGGGTCTGACGTGTCGTCGGTGTCGACGCGGGCGGAGAAGGACGGCGACGAGTGGGTTATCAACGGCAACAAGATGTGGATTACCAACGGCAGCGTTGGTGACTTCTTCGTCGTGTTGTGTAAAACGGACCCGGATGCCGACGGCCGCTACAACGGCTTCTCCCAGATTATCGTCGAATCCGACCGCGACGGCTTCGAAGCCGACAAAATCACGGGCAAGATGGGCATCCGCGCCTCCGACACCGCCGAACTCATCCTCGATAACGTGCGTGTCCCCGAGGAAAACCTCGTCGGTGCGGAAGGTGCCGGCTTCCTCCAGCAGATGAACTTCTTCGACGCCACTCGAACCGGCGTCGCCGCACAGGGTATTGGGATTGCGAAAGGTGCCGCCGAGCGCGCTCTCGAATACGCACAGGAACGAGAGCAGTTCGGCCGTCCCATCGGCGACTTCCAGGCTATCCAGCACAAACTCGCCGACATGCACACCGAAACCGAAGCCGCACGCAACCTCACCTACAAATCCGCCTGGGAAGTCGACTCCGGCGGCCAGCCGAACACGATGCTCGCCTCGATGGCCAAGGAGTTCGCCTCCCGTATCGCCGTCGACGCAGCCAACGAGTGCGTCCAGATTCACGGTGGGTCGGGGTACGTCGACGACTTCGACGCCGAACGGTTCTACCGCGACGCCAAAATCACCCAAATCTACGAGGGTACTACCGAAATCCAGAAGATGATTATCGCCCGCGAACTGCAGGGTAAGGGCTTCTAG